A region of Saccharococcus thermophilus DNA encodes the following proteins:
- a CDS encoding dynamin family protein yields MTVENQLIKKTFYETLMEADENNPVRVLGEAFLAGHKDGTADISTIRFAQGEVYFHNKDYEAAIFKWENVHNDLEPWAKKNIADCYYEIGQLSTAEEIYKSINTESSVLQSEVALQLFSLYIDQGELEKADQVIKKAVSFNPEYPNVTDIARAFYEKHKDWKSAIELAVNEAIRTESPQWFDILKTYAEQGLTKTFEPHYFSKCLVTLYGVDQKRFEQMVQALWNSYKNEHSYFSWLREFNHLFFNLDARREQSWKELSALYLETYFELIDGKYLMKELDGIIPNILTNWLKIADYSHALFASAAVLAWSEKFPSSISPEVVNDAEHLIFHSRNETDGLEYSLTLFDSIVKWAEAQHVDPGHRFRWIIRELVDFQTHHLLVVGTSGNGKSAFINSVLGENILTGPTSSVIAFKGDDETEIRKISDGELTTFSSFHEFQEAVDRRLNKAFDNTIIELSLPSPILQENRLVLVDTPGFSDCSPIEGEALKYLHFADSLLFVLDANDPFTEKEQEILMQIRKYAPNLSIHFLLNKIDEIYDEQEAAAIVEDTRSRVRTYVPEARVFAYSSRLRSRKQQNDLAEFLKNLSRQIAEDDRIEKILISIRQLISHLLDKRAEMENSLTDSIKWNEEMVTKLNGAIHQLTDLKEEKARIITRTFHKVLEEVRSDLSENIPKILRETSDMIQEDSDFRKIHLELNNEMNRRVHAYVNDKVLPELYRSLQEWILTANDELNHCQSFLDEISHGFNEMYGEERLKLNCDFKVLDDWRRDADRMTSGVQIEKVNIFLRRTPYQILLKGAGKLFGAFQQNNAMLYNKYKQFVENQDYLDVTESIVNKLLLQFELFEKSLERDISLFFRDPFAVLNQTVEETKKEINEKEEELEKMRSNPETYRDPLTLFEVKLRQYEWITISAKKELFKYNEI; encoded by the coding sequence ATGACGGTAGAGAATCAACTGATCAAAAAAACATTTTATGAAACATTGATGGAAGCGGATGAAAATAATCCTGTCCGTGTGCTCGGAGAAGCTTTTCTTGCCGGGCATAAAGATGGGACAGCTGACATTTCCACCATCCGTTTTGCCCAAGGAGAAGTATATTTTCATAACAAAGATTATGAAGCAGCTATTTTCAAATGGGAAAACGTTCATAATGACTTAGAACCATGGGCGAAGAAAAATATAGCGGATTGTTATTATGAAATCGGGCAATTATCAACAGCTGAAGAGATTTATAAATCCATTAATACGGAAAGCAGTGTCTTGCAATCAGAAGTTGCGCTGCAATTATTTTCGCTTTACATAGACCAAGGCGAGCTTGAAAAAGCGGATCAAGTGATTAAAAAAGCGGTATCCTTTAATCCAGAGTATCCGAATGTTACTGATATTGCTCGCGCCTTTTACGAAAAACACAAGGATTGGAAGAGTGCAATTGAACTGGCCGTAAATGAAGCAATCCGGACAGAGTCTCCTCAATGGTTTGATATTTTAAAAACATATGCAGAACAAGGATTAACCAAAACCTTTGAACCGCATTACTTTTCAAAATGCTTAGTCACGTTATACGGAGTGGATCAGAAAAGATTTGAACAGATGGTTCAGGCATTATGGAATAGTTACAAAAACGAGCATTCCTATTTTTCATGGCTAAGGGAATTTAACCACCTTTTCTTCAATCTGGATGCAAGACGGGAGCAGTCTTGGAAAGAGCTGTCAGCGCTTTATCTGGAAACTTATTTTGAATTGATCGATGGAAAGTATTTAATGAAAGAACTGGATGGGATTATTCCGAACATCTTAACGAACTGGCTCAAAATAGCCGATTATTCTCATGCTTTATTTGCTTCTGCAGCGGTATTGGCATGGAGCGAGAAATTTCCGTCCAGCATTAGTCCAGAGGTTGTCAATGATGCCGAACATCTTATTTTCCATTCCCGCAATGAGACAGACGGTTTGGAATACAGCCTTACATTATTCGATTCCATCGTAAAATGGGCGGAAGCGCAGCATGTTGATCCAGGTCACCGCTTCAGATGGATCATTCGGGAACTGGTTGATTTTCAAACACATCATTTATTGGTAGTTGGAACTTCCGGAAATGGGAAGTCTGCTTTTATCAATTCGGTTCTCGGAGAAAATATCCTAACTGGTCCGACATCTTCCGTCATTGCATTTAAGGGGGATGATGAAACGGAGATTAGAAAAATATCCGATGGAGAATTAACGACATTTTCAAGTTTCCATGAATTCCAGGAGGCAGTAGATAGACGGCTGAATAAGGCTTTTGACAATACGATTATTGAGTTATCTCTTCCATCGCCAATTTTGCAGGAAAACAGGCTAGTTCTTGTTGATACGCCGGGATTTAGCGACTGTAGCCCTATTGAAGGTGAGGCGTTGAAATATCTGCATTTTGCCGACAGTTTATTATTTGTTCTGGATGCGAACGATCCTTTTACCGAAAAAGAACAAGAGATCCTAATGCAGATTCGCAAATATGCGCCTAATCTTTCAATTCATTTTCTGCTCAATAAAATCGATGAAATTTATGATGAACAAGAAGCCGCCGCGATTGTTGAAGACACTCGTTCGAGGGTTCGGACATATGTTCCAGAGGCTCGGGTGTTTGCCTATTCATCACGGTTAAGAAGCAGAAAACAACAAAATGACCTAGCAGAGTTCTTGAAAAACTTGAGCCGGCAAATTGCGGAGGACGATCGAATTGAAAAAATATTAATCTCTATTCGTCAATTAATCAGTCATTTATTGGATAAACGGGCAGAAATGGAAAACAGCTTAACTGATTCGATTAAATGGAATGAAGAAATGGTCACAAAGCTAAACGGCGCAATCCATCAATTAACGGATTTGAAAGAAGAAAAAGCGCGAATTATCACAAGAACGTTCCATAAAGTCCTGGAGGAAGTCAGATCAGACCTATCGGAAAATATTCCGAAAATTTTACGTGAAACTTCTGATATGATTCAAGAAGACAGTGATTTCCGTAAAATTCACCTTGAACTAAATAATGAGATGAACCGGAGAGTACATGCTTATGTAAACGATAAGGTCTTGCCTGAGCTTTATCGTTCTCTTCAGGAATGGATTTTAACGGCAAATGATGAACTGAATCACTGTCAATCTTTCCTGGATGAAATAAGCCATGGGTTTAATGAGATGTATGGGGAAGAGCGGCTTAAGCTGAATTGCGACTTTAAAGTGCTTGACGACTGGCGCCGGGACGCAGACCGGATGACGAGCGGCGTGCAAATAGAGAAGGTGAATATTTTTCTCCGCCGCACACCGTATCAAATTTTATTGAAAGGTGCCGGAAAGCTGTTTGGAGCCTTCCAGCAAAACAATGCGATGCTATATAACAAATACAAGCAGTTTGTTGAAAATCAGGATTATTTAGACGTTACCGAATCCATTGTGAACAAGTTGCTTTTGCAATTCGAATTGTTTGAGAAATCACTGGAACGGGATATTTCGCTCTTTTTCCGAGACCCGTTTGCCGTACTGAATCAAACGGTAGAAGAAACGAAAAAAGAAATCAATGAAAAAGAAGAAGAACTGGAGAAAATGAGATCGAATCCGGAAACGTACCGCGATCCGCTAACATTGTTTGAAGTAAAACTCCGACAATACGAATGGATTACCATTTCCGCAAAAAAGGAGTTATTCAAGTATAACGAGATTTAA
- a CDS encoding DUF445 domain-containing protein codes for MISKKSKQPKKSKRLASFSLAVMGAGFVATIPFQGSLLGNLLQGGFEAGLVGGLADWFAVTALFRHPLGLPIPHTALLPKNRKRITKALVSTLENDWLSKESIRNKIKQINFTEKMLPVLERELHSDSVKKGVVSLAVQMIRQINVEEIAPFVEKEIKSSFRSIEMSTVLQSAINQVLIREYEEKALDYLLDKAEEWIRERNTKNQLGNLAIRVLDHIEFDGFLRIALKSFQNLLNEEKLGSILQILLLRVVSSLRQKDDMNRKALLLRIRKELRNIKDNKKLLEEIENWKDRLIDGWELAENITEILQKTQQKALVFVQDSQFMDEYLLPFLTRLLNDLKEDPAKVHIIENWIHKQIANLVEENHSKIGQLVQENLDKLDDETLIHMMENKIGTDLQWIRVNGAICGFIIGIFLAGIKALI; via the coding sequence ATGATATCTAAAAAGTCGAAACAACCAAAGAAATCAAAGCGCTTAGCGAGTTTTTCGCTTGCTGTTATGGGTGCTGGTTTTGTCGCAACCATTCCTTTCCAAGGATCGCTTCTAGGAAACTTGCTACAAGGAGGCTTTGAAGCGGGGCTTGTAGGTGGATTAGCTGACTGGTTCGCCGTTACTGCCTTATTCCGACATCCATTGGGGTTGCCCATTCCCCATACGGCTCTTTTGCCTAAAAATCGGAAAAGAATAACCAAAGCGCTCGTCTCTACACTTGAAAATGACTGGCTTTCCAAAGAAAGTATTAGAAATAAAATCAAACAAATCAATTTTACAGAGAAAATGTTGCCTGTCCTTGAGAGAGAGCTTCATTCAGATTCAGTGAAAAAGGGCGTTGTGTCACTCGCCGTACAAATGATCCGTCAGATTAATGTTGAGGAAATTGCCCCTTTTGTGGAAAAAGAAATAAAATCTTCTTTTCGTTCCATTGAAATGAGCACTGTCCTTCAGTCTGCCATCAATCAAGTGCTCATTCGTGAATATGAAGAGAAGGCGTTAGATTATCTTCTTGACAAAGCAGAAGAATGGATACGGGAAAGGAACACAAAGAATCAACTTGGCAATCTAGCAATACGGGTACTTGACCATATAGAGTTCGACGGTTTTCTGCGGATTGCGCTAAAGTCTTTTCAGAATCTATTGAATGAAGAAAAACTCGGCAGCATACTGCAAATCCTTCTTCTTCGTGTTGTAAGCAGTTTGCGCCAGAAAGATGATATGAACAGGAAGGCTTTGCTTTTACGTATTCGTAAGGAATTGCGAAACATAAAAGACAATAAGAAGCTGTTGGAAGAAATCGAAAATTGGAAGGATCGTCTTATTGATGGCTGGGAGCTTGCTGAAAACATAACCGAAATCTTGCAGAAGACTCAGCAGAAAGCGTTGGTCTTTGTTCAAGACAGCCAGTTTATGGATGAGTATCTTCTTCCTTTTTTAACACGCTTACTGAACGATCTAAAGGAAGATCCGGCAAAAGTCCATATCATTGAAAACTGGATACACAAGCAAATCGCCAATCTTGTTGAAGAGAATCATTCCAAAATAGGCCAGCTTGTACAGGAAAATCTAGATAAGCTAGATGATGAAACGCTTATTCATATGATGGAAAATAAAATTGGAACAGACTTGCAGTGGATTCGGGTGAATGGAGCGATTTGTGGTTTTATTATCGGGATTTTTTTAGCGGGAATCAAAGCGCTGATTTAA
- a CDS encoding PhoX family protein: MKKNGIAVALALGIMVPALHPTQAATKQKEVKIESISFSGSRVPTTVEEMSKPFTTASVVVKYTDGKTKKFPLTYKQLFKTTDKFKMSNGETFSAGTPTDYYGDPITDRSVDGKPVHYVSDAPDANSLLRPMKDGSLYLISHYEYISLDNAGNPAWRRVPASMTLTKLQQNMKTGELKVSTMDKIDFSAVNGLWVPCNGSLTPWNTHLGSEEYEPDARSFEFDTPDKPIQSTAHLKDFAKLYFDDEKKANPYYYGFIPEVTVSADGMTRVVKHYSTGRRSNELMVVMPDERTAYFGDDSEYTTLFMYAADKPRDLSAGTLYAAKFTQTSAENGGSGNLEWIKLGHATDKEIKRIIDKGIKFSDIFEVSDVPKEGFIPVKQYSGQNANYGKIEYLKLKPGMEKAAAFLESRRYAAMLGATSEFNKMEGLALNAKDKKVYVAISDISKGMEKNDQDPTDDIQLPKVKAGAVYELSLKPGQKTTAGEPINSGYVAVSMKALLVGEDLAQPDAYGNKANVNKIAGPDNLSFSEDYRTLFIGEDSSQHINNFVWAYNVDTKKLSRILSIPAGAEATGLQAADNRNGFSYVMSNFQHPGDELDNFAPTAVKIDDVKKAIDATYGIDQAGAVGYIQGLPNIEKLKEELKKQQKAPQSKKKK; the protein is encoded by the coding sequence ATGAAAAAGAATGGAATTGCTGTTGCTTTAGCTCTTGGGATTATGGTGCCGGCACTGCATCCAACTCAAGCCGCGACAAAACAAAAAGAAGTAAAGATCGAATCGATCTCATTTAGCGGTTCGAGAGTGCCAACTACCGTTGAAGAAATGAGCAAACCGTTTACAACAGCTTCCGTTGTTGTAAAGTATACGGATGGAAAAACAAAAAAATTCCCGCTTACATATAAGCAGCTCTTTAAGACAACGGATAAGTTTAAAATGTCTAATGGCGAAACATTTTCTGCCGGCACGCCGACCGATTATTATGGTGACCCGATTACGGATCGATCAGTGGACGGGAAACCTGTGCATTACGTATCTGATGCGCCTGATGCGAACAGCTTGCTTCGTCCAATGAAAGATGGTTCGTTGTATCTTATTTCCCATTATGAATATATTTCGCTAGACAACGCAGGAAATCCGGCATGGCGCCGTGTGCCAGCTTCCATGACGTTAACGAAACTCCAGCAAAACATGAAAACAGGAGAGTTAAAGGTCTCCACTATGGACAAAATCGACTTTTCAGCGGTAAACGGTTTATGGGTGCCGTGCAACGGCTCGTTAACGCCTTGGAATACGCATTTAGGTTCAGAGGAATATGAGCCTGATGCCCGTTCATTTGAATTCGACACGCCAGATAAGCCCATCCAATCAACAGCTCATTTAAAAGATTTTGCAAAGCTATATTTTGATGATGAGAAAAAAGCAAACCCTTATTATTACGGCTTTATTCCTGAAGTAACGGTCAGTGCCGATGGAATGACGCGCGTTGTGAAACATTACAGCACCGGACGCCGTTCCAATGAATTGATGGTTGTAATGCCGGATGAGCGTACCGCTTACTTTGGAGACGACAGTGAATATACAACGCTGTTTATGTACGCGGCGGATAAACCGCGTGATTTGTCAGCCGGCACTTTATATGCGGCGAAATTTACGCAAACAAGCGCAGAAAATGGCGGGTCCGGCAATTTGGAGTGGATTAAACTTGGACATGCGACAGATAAAGAAATTAAACGGATCATTGATAAAGGCATTAAATTTAGCGATATTTTTGAAGTATCCGATGTGCCGAAAGAAGGTTTTATTCCTGTTAAGCAATACTCAGGCCAAAACGCCAACTATGGTAAAATAGAATACTTGAAACTGAAGCCGGGAATGGAAAAAGCCGCGGCATTCTTGGAATCGCGCCGTTACGCAGCAATGTTAGGAGCAACAAGCGAGTTTAATAAAATGGAAGGACTGGCGTTAAACGCGAAAGACAAAAAAGTATATGTAGCGATTTCTGATATTAGCAAAGGGATGGAGAAAAACGACCAAGACCCGACGGACGACATTCAATTACCGAAAGTGAAAGCTGGTGCAGTTTATGAGCTAAGCTTAAAACCAGGACAAAAGACCACAGCTGGTGAGCCGATTAACAGCGGATATGTAGCCGTTTCGATGAAGGCGCTTCTTGTCGGTGAAGATTTAGCGCAGCCGGACGCTTACGGCAATAAAGCAAACGTGAATAAAATTGCCGGGCCGGACAATTTAAGCTTCTCTGAGGATTATCGCACATTGTTTATCGGGGAAGACAGCAGCCAACATATTAACAATTTTGTATGGGCGTATAACGTCGATACGAAAAAGTTATCGCGCATTTTATCCATTCCGGCTGGTGCAGAAGCAACGGGACTTCAAGCGGCCGATAACCGAAATGGATTTAGCTACGTGATGAGCAATTTCCAACATCCAGGGGACGAATTAGACAATTTTGCGCCGACAGCGGTAAAAATCGATGATGTGAAAAAAGCTATCGACGCAACATATGGAATTGATCAGGCTGGTGCTGTTGGTTATATCCAAGGACTGCCGAACATCGAAAAACTGAAGGAAGAATTAAAGAAACAGCAAAAAGCTCCACAGAGCAAAAAGAAAAAATGA